A window of the Cannabis sativa cultivar Pink pepper isolate KNU-18-1 chromosome X, ASM2916894v1, whole genome shotgun sequence genome harbors these coding sequences:
- the LOC133031941 gene encoding kinesin-like protein KIN-UB: METIQDLLDPSNDNIPFVEDPRTGDVSVPGATLVEIRDQQTKLELLKVGETHRIAANTKLNTESSRSHAILMVHVKRSVMGREDNHSIDNGELSCLSKSFKPLLQKSKLVVVDLAGSERIHKSGSEGHMLEEAKSINLSISL; this comes from the exons ATGGAGACCATTCAAGACCTTCTTGATCCATCAAATGATAACATCCCCTTTGTGGAAGATCCAAGAACTGGTGATGTTTCAGTACCTGGTGCGACTCTTGTAGAAATCAGGGATCAACAAACTAAACTGGAGTTGCTGAAAGTGGGAGAAACTCATAGGATTGCAGCTAACACGAAGTTGAATACTGAATCTTCTCGTAGTCATGCTATTCTGATG GTGCATGTCAAAAGGTCTGTCATGGGAAGGGAAGATAATCATTCAATTGACAATGGGGAACTCTCTTGCCTAAGCAAATCATTTAAGCCACTTCTTCAGAAAAGCAAACTTGTCGTGGTAGATTTGGCTGGTTCTGAGCGTATTCACAAGTCAG GTAGTGAGGGACATATGTTAGAGGAAGCTAAGTCGATCAATCTATCTATTTCTCTGTGA